The following proteins are co-located in the Shouchella hunanensis genome:
- a CDS encoding DNA-binding protein, whose translation MRYQKEWFATAMLSFMVLSLQQPALAEGPNDPAPVLQPNQPNGKTVLFDNSHGQTAGQSDWVIDGAFSDFADALVEEGYLVKEHRGTEPLSLDDLNDVDVFVIPEAQIPFKAIEQDAIASFAENGGGVFFIADHYNADRNLNRWDSNEIMNGWRRGAYEEPTKGMSAGEIEAMEGVTSSDWLSDEFGVRFRFNAIDNTAGDIIVPVEESFGITEGIEEVSIHAGSTMAIMNEEIAKGIVYLPEGLTEQANSWGPAVDQGVYFGGGIDEGPFVAIGKKGDGKSAFIGDSSPVEDSTPKYRNEEHGGVKRTYDGFIDRDNGALLVNVIHWLAEQEDYHTFAEIDLPLDEPSPILEMETPEHSTEPQVEPWRAPQTGYLWYDRTTFANGSYGSDVAPPVDISYQVETPAVLPADGTPFQVTITLTNMQPNQVIANADMQVYLQGGTAVSQIQRADGSWPSGYGYQSVGTLRADGTGKAEMRVTMRLGNGVTEGPANIRLRVGAGNNVVTKAVTIGSAEEEEQPPVEEAAFTLMYPNPMPLDGSTFPVEVALTGLTPWQTISNAQLQVYIAGGQSISQIQRADGSWPTNYGYFNVGDVTANQQGRASKTVNMRLNKNTQADLGSIRLRLGSGNNVLTETVTLQAVQPTSFLAPRFHQYVDHFQSVDGNISSS comes from the coding sequence ATGAGGTATCAAAAAGAATGGTTTGCAACAGCAATGCTCTCGTTTATGGTTTTAAGTTTGCAACAACCAGCTTTAGCGGAGGGGCCAAATGATCCAGCACCTGTTTTACAACCAAATCAGCCTAATGGTAAAACCGTTTTATTCGACAATAGCCACGGTCAAACGGCTGGTCAATCTGATTGGGTAATTGATGGAGCGTTTTCTGATTTTGCAGATGCGTTAGTGGAAGAGGGATATTTAGTGAAGGAGCATCGTGGGACAGAACCGTTGTCTCTAGATGACTTAAATGATGTTGATGTCTTTGTCATACCAGAAGCACAAATTCCTTTTAAAGCGATTGAACAAGATGCGATTGCTAGTTTCGCGGAAAATGGTGGCGGCGTTTTCTTTATTGCCGATCACTACAATGCAGATCGGAACTTGAATCGCTGGGATTCAAATGAAATTATGAATGGTTGGCGGAGAGGCGCTTACGAAGAGCCAACAAAAGGAATGAGTGCAGGTGAAATTGAAGCGATGGAAGGGGTAACAAGTTCAGATTGGTTAAGTGATGAATTTGGTGTTCGCTTTCGTTTTAACGCCATTGACAATACAGCCGGAGATATCATCGTTCCTGTTGAAGAATCATTTGGTATTACAGAAGGAATTGAAGAGGTGTCTATCCACGCAGGGTCAACAATGGCAATTATGAATGAAGAGATTGCTAAAGGGATTGTCTACTTGCCAGAAGGATTAACAGAGCAAGCAAATTCATGGGGACCTGCTGTTGATCAAGGTGTTTATTTTGGCGGTGGAATAGATGAAGGTCCGTTTGTAGCGATTGGCAAAAAAGGAGACGGGAAGTCTGCTTTTATTGGTGATTCTTCTCCCGTAGAAGATAGCACCCCAAAATACCGTAATGAAGAGCACGGGGGAGTGAAACGAACGTATGACGGTTTTATCGATCGTGATAATGGAGCACTTCTTGTGAACGTTATTCATTGGCTAGCTGAACAAGAGGACTACCATACATTTGCAGAAATTGATCTTCCGCTCGATGAGCCTTCGCCTATATTAGAAATGGAGACACCTGAACACTCAACAGAGCCGCAGGTTGAGCCATGGAGAGCGCCACAAACAGGTTATCTCTGGTATGATCGCACAACATTTGCGAATGGCTCTTACGGTTCCGACGTAGCACCTCCAGTTGACATTTCCTATCAAGTGGAAACACCTGCTGTATTACCAGCAGATGGGACACCGTTTCAAGTAACAATTACGCTAACGAATATGCAGCCCAATCAAGTGATTGCGAATGCAGATATGCAAGTCTATCTTCAAGGTGGAACAGCGGTCTCGCAAATTCAACGAGCTGACGGCTCATGGCCGAGCGGGTATGGGTATCAATCCGTTGGAACACTTCGAGCGGACGGAACCGGTAAAGCGGAGATGCGTGTAACGATGCGCCTTGGCAATGGAGTAACAGAAGGACCAGCAAACATTCGCTTACGTGTCGGCGCTGGTAATAATGTAGTGACGAAAGCAGTCACAATCGGTTCAGCCGAAGAGGAGGAACAGCCACCTGTCGAGGAAGCGGCGTTTACTTTAATGTACCCAAATCCGATGCCTTTAGATGGTTCGACTTTTCCAGTTGAAGTGGCACTAACGGGGCTCACACCATGGCAGACTATTTCAAACGCACAGCTTCAAGTTTATATTGCAGGTGGACAATCTATCTCGCAAATTCAACGAGCTGATGGTTCCTGGCCTACAAACTATGGCTACTTTAATGTCGGTGATGTTACTGCGAATCAACAAGGTCGAGCGAGTAAAACGGTGAACATGCGCTTAAATAAAAATACTCAAGCAGATCTAGGGAGCATTCGTCTACGTTTAGGTAGTGGTAATAACGTACTTACAGAAACAGTTACACTTCAGGCTGTTCAACCGACAAGCTTTTTAGCTCCTCGGTTTCACCAATATGTTGACCACTTCCAATCGGTTGATGGAAACATAAGCTCATCATAA
- a CDS encoding aminotransferase, which translates to MEAETKKSYSEKDQDYLWHGMKPYQGNGTPLIAESGKGSWFTDTTGKRYFDGVSGLWCLNLGHGQEEIIEAAANQMKSLAYFPLSFGHKPAIDLAEKLSELLGGGYRSFFANGGSDANETAFKIARQHHKQSGNPEKTKIISRYRAYHGNSLGALAATAQANRKIKYDVNVPGFVHIPPPYAYRSSFGSYEEDDLRAAEYLEQTILWEGAETIAAFIMEPVISGGGVIHPQSDVYYKKVREICTRHNVLLILDEVVSGFGRTGKLFGYMHGDDFYPDIITLAKGLTAGYLPLGATCVHESIYQSFKTNGSTSHFRHISTYGGHPASCAVALKTIEIIEREHIVNRVAKLEQNVLRRIRELASHSFVGEVRGVGFLYGIELVANKQTKEPLPDEAVKAIVAACQKKGLIIGKNGDTVPSGGNVLIIAPPLTSTENDLTFLVKTLNEVFSKTNKEASSY; encoded by the coding sequence GTGGAAGCAGAGACGAAAAAGAGCTATAGTGAGAAAGACCAAGATTATTTATGGCATGGGATGAAGCCGTATCAAGGGAACGGAACACCACTAATCGCAGAATCTGGTAAAGGTTCTTGGTTTACAGATACTACTGGAAAGCGATATTTTGATGGGGTTTCAGGATTATGGTGCTTAAATTTAGGACATGGTCAGGAAGAGATTATTGAAGCTGCAGCTAACCAAATGAAATCGTTAGCATACTTTCCTCTTTCTTTTGGTCATAAACCGGCAATTGATTTAGCAGAAAAATTAAGTGAGCTTCTTGGTGGTGGCTACCGTTCGTTTTTTGCAAATGGTGGTTCAGATGCGAACGAAACGGCATTTAAAATCGCACGCCAACATCATAAGCAATCAGGTAATCCAGAAAAAACAAAGATTATCTCTCGCTACCGCGCTTACCATGGAAATTCTCTTGGTGCGCTGGCAGCTACGGCGCAAGCAAATCGAAAAATCAAGTATGATGTAAACGTTCCAGGGTTTGTACACATCCCTCCTCCGTATGCTTATCGAAGTAGCTTTGGCTCCTATGAAGAAGATGACCTTCGAGCCGCTGAGTACCTTGAGCAAACGATTCTATGGGAAGGTGCAGAGACCATTGCTGCTTTCATTATGGAGCCAGTTATTTCTGGTGGTGGTGTCATCCATCCACAGTCCGATGTCTATTACAAGAAGGTTCGAGAGATATGTACACGGCACAACGTCTTACTTATTTTAGATGAAGTTGTATCTGGCTTCGGACGTACTGGAAAATTATTTGGCTACATGCATGGGGATGACTTTTACCCGGACATCATAACACTTGCAAAAGGACTAACCGCAGGCTACTTACCTCTTGGTGCCACATGCGTACATGAATCAATTTATCAATCATTTAAGACAAATGGATCAACCAGTCATTTCCGACATATCTCCACATACGGGGGCCACCCTGCATCTTGTGCCGTTGCGTTAAAAACAATTGAGATTATTGAACGAGAACACATTGTGAACCGAGTAGCTAAACTAGAACAAAACGTTCTTCGACGGATTCGTGAGCTCGCATCACACTCGTTCGTTGGTGAAGTACGTGGTGTCGGTTTTTTATATGGGATTGAACTCGTGGCAAATAAACAAACAAAAGAACCACTCCCAGACGAAGCGGTAAAAGCGATTGTGGCTGCCTGTCAGAAAAAAGGACTCATTATTGGTAAAAACGGCGATACAGTTCCTTCAGGAGGAAATGTACTCATTATAGCCCCTCCACTCACATCAACCGAAAATGATTTAACGTTTTTGGTAAAAACGCTGAACGAAGTGTTTTCAAAGACAAACAAAGAAGCGAGCTCCTATTGA